A genomic window from Punica granatum isolate Tunisia-2019 chromosome 2, ASM765513v2, whole genome shotgun sequence includes:
- the LOC116196943 gene encoding probable xyloglucan endotransglucosylase/hydrolase protein 25, translating into MASKAPLSLLLSLLVTSAFVAAEASAGPISRTVDITWGDGRGKFLNNGRLLTLSLDNSSGSGLQSKSKFLYGKFDMQIKLVRGNSAGTVVAYYLRSPGLNWDEIDFEFLGNLTGHPYVLHTNIFTGGQGNREQQFYLWFDPTAAFHTYSVVWNPSNIIIYVDNTPIREFKNLRSVGVPYPMKQPMRVFGSLWDADDWATRGGLVKTNWTLAPFTASFRNLNYDACIISNGRSSCKPKSSKRFMIQKLDLAGQNRLKAVQSKYMIYNYCVDKKRFPIVPIECTLS; encoded by the exons ATGGCTTCGAAGGCTCCATTGTCATTGTTGTTGTCCCTCTTGGTCACAAGTGCTTTCGTGGCTGCAGAGGCTTCAGCCGGTCCCATCTCCAGAACGGTAGACATTACATGGGGAGACGGCCGAGGGAAGTTCCTCAACAATGGCCGCCTCCTTACCCTCTCCCTAGACAACTCCTCGGGCTCTGGGCTCCAGTCGAAAAGCAAATTCCTCTATGGGAAGTTCGACATGCAGATTAAGCTAGTTCGTGGCAACTCTGCTGGCACAGTCGTTGCCTATTAC TTACGCTCTCCGGGACTGAATTGGGATGAGATTGACTTTGAGTTCTTGGGGAACCTGACTGGCCATCCCTACGTACTCCATACCAACATATTCACAGGAGGCCAAGGAAACAGGGAGCAGCAGTTCTACCTCTGGTTCGATCCAACTGCAGCTTTCCATACCTACTCTGTGGTATGGAATCCCTCGAACATCAT AATTTATGTAGACAATACACCCATAAGGGAGTTCAAGAACTTGCGGTCAGTAGGGGTCCCGTACCCGATGAAGCAGCCAATGAGAGTCTTTGGTAGCTTATGGGACGCTGATGATTGGGCTACACGCGGCGGCCTCGTCAAGACCAACTGGACCCTCGCGCCCTTCACAGCATCATTCAGGAACCTCAACTACGATGCCTGCATCATATCAAACGGCAGGTCATCTTGCAAGCCAAAATCCTCGAAAAGATTTATGATCCAAAAGCTCGACCTTGCAGGTCAGAACAGGCTCAAGGCAGTCCAGAGCAAGTACATGATATACAACTATTGTGTCGACAAGAAAAGGTTCCCCATTGTTCCAATCGAGTGCACTCTCTCATGA
- the LOC116197305 gene encoding two-component response regulator ORR21-like codes for MKEADHRAFPATLGFEENFPDGLRVMALDSNRACLKILIAMLRKCSFTVVAAERSAQKAQKKLISGSAPCDIVVTELKRFDMDIFQFLRSASQRGIPVVVLSAWEDKDMISAAIIKGGVAQYMRKPANLTSTKSIWTHVYRAKLCACINGSPNNGINTISNGDGLPRSPCPTADNAPTEAAHLAETYNHAVEERMNEAHKDDTHTGSMLYSTNNREERVEKEEVGGDEVQNLAPKMKPRLVWGAHLQSRFSSVICNLGGADNAKPKKIWELMGEPELTRENIASHLQKHRLNIRKQVAEAHLGGAVASLQQSGNPTTPNPNHNAVASPNLQVHPDQTAALYNQPYHPTMPVQLPMWTDNLVAIQPSFPLEMGGDTRMNNPQANWLGMEGQDTFGNPYNDPFQPNAPSSNPIWEAFNQQFIDYDPVLDFENDSAGAYQPVLDFGNNTAGGLEVPSISTGIVDMMQHGGASLYPVANGTLPGYTWAHDAPSAHNFIEFAAAGSSAMVSGPVHQDANISSALDTPSGTFST; via the exons atgaaagagGCAGATCATCGAGCTTTCCCAGCAACACTGGGGTTTGAGGAGAACTTTCCTGATGGCTTACGTGTGATGGCCCTCGACTCCAATCGGGCCTGTCTCAAGATCCTCATCGCGATGCTTCGGAAGTGCTCTTTCACAG TGGTCGCAGCTGAAAGAAGTGCGCAGAAAGCCCAAAAAAAGCTTATCAGTGGCAGTGCACCCTGCGACATCGTCGTGACTGAACTGAAGAGGTTTGACATGGATATTTTCCAGTTTCTGAGAAGCGCTTCGCAAAGGGGCATTCCAGTAGTTG TTCTCTCTGCATGGGAGGACAAGGATATGATATCGGCGGCGATCATCAAAGGTGGTGTTGCACAATACATGCGGAAGCCAGCTAACTTGACGTCGACTAAATCCATCTGGACACATGTTTATAGGGCAAAATTATGTGCATGCATCAATGGCAGTCCTAACAATGGCATTAATACCATCAGCAATGGTGATGGTCTACCTCGGAGCCCTTGCCCCACAGCAGACAATGCTCCTACAGAAGCTGCACATTTAGCGGAAACATACAATCACGCCGTCGAGGAGAGAATGAACGAGGCCCACAAGGATGACACACATACTGGTTCTATGCTCTACTCGACCAACAACCGGGAGGAACGGGTggagaaggaggaggttgGTGGGGATGAGGTTCAGAATCTTGCTCCCAAAATGAAGCCGAGGTTGGTTTGGGGGGCGCATCTCCAGAGCAGGTTCTCATCTGTCATTTGCAATCTCGGAGGAGCCGACA ATGCGAAACCTAAAAAGATATGGGAACTCATGGGGGAGCCTGAACTGACAAGAGAGAATATTGCAAGCCATCTTCAG AAACACAGGCTTAATATAAGGAAGCAAGTTGCGGAGGCGCATTTGGGCGGAGCTGTTGCCTCGCTCCAGCAGAGCGGCAATCCTACTACGCCAAACCCAAACCATAATGCTGTGGCGAGCCCAAACCttcaggtccatcccgacCAAACTGCTGCATTGTACAACCAACCTTACCATCCGACAATGCCTGTACAACTCCCGATGTGGACGGACAATCTGGTGGCGATCCAGCCCTCGTTTCCTCTTGAAATGGGAGGTGACACGAGGATGAACAATCCTCAGGCAAATTGGCTTGGGATGGAAGGTCAAGACACCTTTGGAAATCCCTACAATGATCCTTTTCAGCCAAATGCTCCATCATCGAATCCTATATGGGAAGCCTTTAACCAGCAATTCATTGACTATGATCCTGTCCTCGACTTTGAGAACGATTCTGCTGGCGCCTATCAACCAGTCCTCGACTTCGGGAACAATACCGCTGGTGGGTTGGAAGTTCCCTCAATCTCAACCGGCATAGTTGATATGATGCAACATGGAG GTGCCAGTCTATACCCTGTGGCAAACGGAACGTTGCCAGGCTATACTTGGGCCCATGATGCCCCAAGTGCTCATAATTTTATAG aattTGCAGCGGCTGGTTCCTCTGCTATGGTGAGTGGACCTGTTCATCAAGATGCCAATATCAGTTCGGCCCTCGACACTCCAAGTGGAACATTTTCGACATGA